One genomic region from Terasakiella sp. SH-1 encodes:
- a CDS encoding extracellular solute-binding protein, with protein sequence MRHCLLKTLLLFSLITFFTEGLAAQERVLRIAGWDVYGDPTIPNKTIGYKSFEEKTGVRIEFLPISNLDDIISTAESEEAYDLFLISNEGIKILHDMGLVTPLDLKKIPQYQNLHPNLKYSEWSQFNSRVYAVPWAWGPTGLLYDTSVISSPDSWNILWDPVHKGKIAMWDDVSMIWTAALSLGYKNVYSLTKKQLKEVEKKLLEFNTLNATYYAGGTEMIELSQQGKLVAFNSWYNPSQRLKKAGKNFRMIIPKEGAVGMFDSYMLSKTSVSSDLAYQYIDHQISPKTQYEMAVITGLAPANIETLTLLSPEQIKEMHLDDLDYFNRMLLWDSMPRKNLYEQVLKNVRADLKKKQKTQ encoded by the coding sequence ATGCGCCATTGCCTGCTCAAAACGCTGCTGCTTTTTTCATTGATCACTTTTTTCACCGAAGGACTGGCCGCACAGGAACGCGTCCTGAGAATTGCCGGGTGGGATGTCTATGGCGACCCGACAATCCCTAACAAAACCATTGGCTATAAAAGCTTTGAAGAAAAAACCGGGGTCCGCATTGAATTTCTCCCCATCAGCAATCTGGATGACATTATTTCAACAGCGGAATCTGAAGAAGCTTATGACCTGTTTTTGATTTCAAATGAAGGCATCAAGATTTTGCATGACATGGGGCTTGTCACCCCGCTGGACTTAAAAAAGATCCCGCAATATCAGAACCTTCACCCAAATCTGAAATATTCGGAATGGAGCCAGTTCAACAGCCGTGTCTACGCTGTGCCGTGGGCCTGGGGGCCGACAGGATTGCTTTATGACACATCGGTCATTTCCTCCCCTGATAGCTGGAATATTTTATGGGATCCTGTCCACAAGGGCAAAATTGCCATGTGGGATGATGTTTCCATGATTTGGACGGCAGCCTTGTCACTGGGCTATAAAAATGTCTATAGCCTAACGAAGAAACAGCTCAAGGAAGTTGAGAAAAAGCTGTTGGAATTCAACACCTTGAATGCGACCTATTATGCTGGCGGCACAGAAATGATTGAACTGTCCCAACAAGGCAAGCTCGTCGCCTTTAACAGTTGGTATAATCCTTCCCAACGCCTGAAAAAGGCAGGGAAGAATTTTCGTATGATCATCCCCAAGGAAGGGGCTGTTGGCATGTTCGATAGCTACATGCTCAGCAAAACCAGTGTTTCATCAGATTTGGCCTATCAATATATTGATCACCAGATCAGCCCAAAAACACAATATGAAATGGCTGTTATTACCGGGCTGGCCCCAGCCAATATTGAAACCTTAACCTTATTGAGCCCGGAACAAATCAAGGAAATGCACCTTGATGATCTGGATTATTTCAACCGCATGTTACTGTGGGACAGCATGCCGCGTAAAAACCTTTATGAACAAGTTTTGAAAAACGTTCGCGCCGACCTGAAAAAGAAACAAAAAACGCAATAA
- a CDS encoding Bcr/CflA family multidrug efflux MFS transporter — protein sequence MLRPDSLFFAAIMTALVAFGPISTDMYLPSLPAMKVDFGATVSEVQLTLSVFLAGFAASQLLYGPLSDRFGRRPILIFGITVYGLASVACFMSTTIEALIFSRFLQAFGACSGPVLGRAVVRDVYGPDRAAQVLAYMGSAMALAPAVAPMLGGYLQIWFGWQANFVVISLFALVLVVLVIFLVQETNTHKNPDALKPARLVGNYLELLRHRGFLGYVLLNSFVFSGLFAFISGSSFVFIDVFGLAPNIYGICFGIVVCGYITGTLIAGRLSRKLGGPTMLRYGSLLSLLGGAVLFGVAYSGGNDAVSVVAPMFLFMISVGVVMPNSMAGAIGPFPKMAGAASALMGFLQMTCAATVGASVGLLHDGTHLPMVSAIALMGVMTFLTYLVFIRQKKEG from the coding sequence ATGTTACGCCCTGACTCCTTATTCTTTGCGGCCATTATGACGGCTCTGGTGGCATTTGGTCCGATCTCAACAGATATGTATCTGCCTTCCTTACCTGCGATGAAGGTTGATTTCGGGGCAACGGTTTCAGAGGTTCAGCTGACATTAAGCGTCTTTTTAGCAGGTTTTGCTGCTTCTCAGCTTCTTTATGGCCCTCTTTCTGATAGATTTGGCCGCCGACCGATCTTAATATTTGGTATTACTGTTTATGGGTTGGCAAGTGTTGCCTGTTTCATGTCAACTACAATTGAAGCTCTGATATTTTCCAGGTTTTTACAGGCGTTTGGGGCTTGTAGCGGGCCTGTTTTGGGGCGTGCGGTTGTGCGTGATGTCTATGGACCGGACAGGGCAGCGCAGGTGCTGGCCTATATGGGCTCGGCTATGGCGTTGGCTCCGGCTGTGGCCCCGATGCTGGGGGGATACTTGCAAATCTGGTTTGGATGGCAGGCCAATTTTGTCGTGATCAGCCTGTTTGCGTTGGTTCTGGTTGTGCTCGTGATTTTTTTGGTGCAGGAAACAAATACACACAAGAATCCAGATGCCCTAAAACCTGCGCGGCTTGTGGGCAATTATCTGGAATTGCTGCGCCATCGCGGCTTTCTGGGCTATGTTTTGCTTAACAGTTTTGTGTTTTCCGGCCTGTTTGCCTTTATTTCCGGTTCATCCTTCGTCTTTATTGATGTGTTTGGACTGGCCCCGAATATCTACGGGATTTGTTTCGGGATTGTTGTTTGTGGCTATATCACAGGGACACTGATTGCCGGGCGTTTGTCGCGCAAACTTGGTGGGCCAACCATGTTGCGCTATGGCAGCTTGCTTTCTCTTTTGGGCGGGGCAGTGTTGTTCGGTGTGGCTTATAGCGGGGGGAACGATGCTGTGAGTGTTGTTGCCCCGATGTTTCTGTTTATGATCAGTGTCGGGGTGGTCATGCCCAATTCCATGGCCGGGGCTATTGGGCCTTTTCCCAAAATGGCTGGGGCGGCTTCGGCGCTGATGGGGTTCTTGCAAATGACATGTGCAGCCACGGTGGGGGCAAGTGTGGGGCTGTTACATGATGGAACGCATTTGCCCATGGTCAGTGCCATTGCGCTTATGGGCGTCATGACGTTTTTGACCTATCTGGTCTTTATCCGGCAGAAGAAAGAAGGTTAA
- a CDS encoding trypsin-like serine protease — protein sequence MPLLIVLSLLFWPTFSALAEEPSVRPLNAGLENYYQPRKYKEPKKPALRGVKGKDDRQLVENYSYPWSAIGRLNKEIGGFCTATLVAPKLILTAAHCLWNKKRKVWLKPHTIHFLAGYRRGSFIEHSTATRFFIPKGYDTAKSRHLSVAAKDWAFVELKTDLSKQVGTIPLTAVDAQRFDKLTDNKTRFIQAGYSVDKSHILSINKDCRIKSYNAELDIIKHGCDAVSGDSGSPIFYKENGSYKIAYIHMATTSKGKSEGIGISGISMVNHLKTLGLWKTAQTALRP from the coding sequence GTGCCCCTTCTGATAGTCCTGAGCCTTCTTTTCTGGCCCACTTTTTCTGCACTGGCAGAAGAACCATCCGTTCGTCCGCTCAATGCAGGTTTGGAAAACTATTATCAGCCCCGTAAATATAAAGAACCGAAAAAACCAGCCTTGCGGGGGGTTAAAGGTAAAGATGATCGTCAGCTGGTTGAAAATTACAGCTATCCCTGGAGTGCCATTGGTCGACTGAACAAAGAAATCGGTGGCTTTTGTACAGCCACCCTTGTCGCCCCCAAACTGATTTTAACCGCCGCCCACTGCCTGTGGAATAAAAAGCGCAAAGTCTGGCTTAAGCCCCATACCATTCATTTTCTCGCTGGCTATCGCCGGGGCAGTTTTATCGAACACAGCACCGCCACCCGCTTTTTCATCCCCAAAGGATACGACACAGCAAAAAGCAGGCACCTGTCTGTTGCCGCCAAAGACTGGGCCTTTGTTGAGCTTAAAACCGACTTAAGCAAACAGGTTGGCACCATCCCCCTCACCGCTGTGGATGCACAACGTTTTGACAAGTTGACCGACAATAAAACCCGCTTCATTCAAGCAGGCTATAGCGTCGATAAATCCCATATCCTCAGCATCAATAAGGATTGTCGGATAAAAAGCTATAATGCAGAACTGGACATCATCAAACACGGCTGTGATGCGGTCAGCGGGGATTCAGGCTCCCCCATCTTTTATAAAGAAAACGGCAGCTATAAAATTGCCTATATCCATATGGCAACAACCAGCAAAGGGAAATCCGAAGGCATTGGGATCAGCGGTATTTCCATGGTCAATCATCTGAAAACGCTGGGCCTGTGGAAAACAGCACAAACGGCCCTGCGCCCTTAA
- the moeB gene encoding molybdopterin-synthase adenylyltransferase MoeB, whose product MDFNEEQLERYARHILLPEVGGEGQAKLLNAKVLVVGAGGLGAPVLLYLAAAGVGTIGIIDDDVVDLSNLQRQVIHNVATLDVPKVESAKERLLSINPDLTINLYQDRLNSKNIQDIIAPYDIVADGTDNFATRFLINDACYFAQKTLVSAAILRFDGQLSTYKAHEEGEDKPCYRCIFREPPPPGQVPTCSEAGVLGAICGTMGSLQATEILKEIMGIGQSMSGTLMIYDALHSEFRNVKVKRDKGCPLCGENPTILDLEIHTG is encoded by the coding sequence ATGGATTTCAACGAAGAACAACTAGAAAGATATGCCCGCCACATTCTTTTACCTGAAGTGGGTGGTGAAGGTCAGGCAAAACTCCTCAATGCAAAGGTTCTTGTTGTGGGTGCCGGCGGGCTGGGTGCCCCGGTTCTTCTTTATTTGGCTGCAGCCGGTGTTGGAACCATCGGCATAATTGATGACGATGTTGTGGACCTGTCCAACCTCCAGCGCCAGGTCATCCATAATGTGGCCACCCTTGATGTCCCCAAGGTGGAAAGTGCTAAAGAGCGCCTGCTTTCCATTAACCCGGATTTGACCATCAACCTCTATCAGGATCGCCTCAACAGCAAAAACATTCAGGACATTATCGCCCCTTATGATATCGTTGCCGATGGGACGGATAATTTTGCCACCCGTTTTTTGATTAACGATGCTTGCTATTTTGCCCAAAAAACGCTTGTCTCTGCCGCAATCCTCCGTTTTGACGGGCAACTGTCGACCTATAAGGCCCATGAAGAAGGCGAAGACAAACCCTGTTATCGCTGTATTTTCCGCGAGCCACCGCCCCCCGGTCAGGTGCCAACCTGCTCCGAAGCAGGGGTTCTGGGCGCCATCTGCGGCACGATGGGGTCTTTGCAAGCCACAGAAATTTTAAAAGAAATCATGGGGATCGGCCAATCCATGTCCGGGACCCTGATGATTTATGATGCCTTACATTCTGAATTCAGAAATGTTAAAGTAAAACGCGATAAAGGTTGCCCCCTGTGCGGGGAAAACCCGACCATTTTGGATTTAGAAATTCATACGGGATAA
- a CDS encoding methyl-accepting chemotaxis protein: MKLQDINISKKLPIFTVFLIVLTGVLLSGTILLKVNDGFEEAAKDKLVSLAAARKSELSNYLDIIQSDLQIQSRNPLVAEALEDFSIAWAQIEGDKVEALQKVYITDNPHPLGEKHKLDAGSSGSPYDRVHGMYHDYFRNLLEQRAYYDVFLIDPQGNIIYSVFKELDYATNLNTGKWKDTDIARVYREVSNAPKPDTLIFKDFAPYAPSYDAPASFIGRPVFDEKGGFSGVLIYQMPIGEINGILQAADGMGESGETYIVGPDLLMRSDSRFSKESTILKNKVDGSTVKAALAGKNGVDIIADYRGIDVVSAYAPLDYNGVRWAVLAEVDVEEAMATSSSVRNISLIGVIVISAIGAGIALWFARTITNPISVNVQAMNVLATGETDIHISGKERGDEVGDISRALQVFKDNKIKSDEMQAAQEERQQKRVERAQRLEEMVANFRNDVTLALDTMDQQATDLESSSQDMSASSEQTSKQAAAVASASDQAAANVQTVAGAAEELSASVNEINVQIDESSRITEEARVKAEDANELVESLNEAVSRIGEVVNLINDIADQTNMLALNATIEAARAGEAGKGFAVVASEVKNLANQTGKATEEISAQIAQVQHRTGDAVNAIQSIGEVVNRVSTISGSVVTALEEQSAATNEIARNVQEAAKGTQEVSSNISGVNEAALNSGETARHVFQAAQQVNAQADQLRDRVHEFLEAAQSA, from the coding sequence ATGAAACTACAAGATATCAACATTTCGAAAAAGCTCCCTATTTTCACAGTATTTCTGATTGTACTGACTGGGGTGCTGTTAAGCGGGACAATTCTTCTTAAGGTAAATGATGGTTTTGAAGAGGCGGCAAAAGACAAGCTGGTGTCTTTGGCGGCTGCACGAAAGTCAGAACTATCCAATTACCTTGATATTATCCAAAGTGATTTACAAATTCAGTCGCGCAACCCTCTGGTGGCCGAAGCGCTGGAAGATTTCTCCATAGCTTGGGCGCAGATTGAAGGCGATAAGGTTGAGGCTTTGCAAAAAGTCTATATTACCGACAACCCGCATCCCCTTGGTGAAAAGCATAAGCTGGATGCCGGGTCAAGCGGGAGCCCCTATGACCGTGTCCATGGGATGTATCATGATTACTTCCGCAATTTGTTGGAACAACGTGCCTATTATGATGTCTTTTTGATCGACCCTCAGGGCAATATTATCTATAGCGTCTTTAAGGAGCTGGATTACGCCACCAACCTGAATACAGGGAAGTGGAAAGATACTGATATTGCCCGTGTCTATCGCGAAGTTTCCAATGCGCCAAAGCCTGATACCCTGATTTTTAAAGATTTCGCACCCTATGCGCCCAGCTATGATGCGCCGGCCAGTTTTATTGGTCGTCCGGTCTTTGATGAAAAAGGCGGTTTTAGCGGGGTGCTGATCTATCAAATGCCGATTGGTGAAATCAATGGCATTTTGCAAGCTGCTGATGGTATGGGTGAAAGTGGTGAAACTTATATCGTTGGCCCTGACCTGTTGATGCGCAGTGATTCTCGTTTTTCTAAAGAAAGCACCATCTTGAAAAACAAGGTGGATGGTTCAACGGTAAAAGCAGCCTTGGCTGGGAAAAACGGTGTAGATATCATTGCTGATTATCGCGGTATTGACGTTGTCTCTGCCTATGCTCCCTTGGATTATAATGGCGTACGTTGGGCGGTCTTGGCTGAAGTTGATGTGGAAGAAGCCATGGCGACTTCCAGCAGCGTGCGCAATATCAGCCTGATCGGTGTGATTGTGATTTCTGCTATCGGTGCTGGGATTGCCTTGTGGTTTGCCCGCACGATTACAAATCCAATTTCTGTGAACGTACAGGCCATGAATGTACTGGCAACCGGGGAAACCGATATCCATATCTCCGGTAAAGAGCGTGGCGATGAAGTCGGGGATATTTCCCGTGCCTTGCAGGTCTTTAAGGATAATAAGATCAAGTCTGATGAAATGCAGGCTGCCCAGGAAGAGCGTCAGCAAAAACGGGTGGAACGTGCCCAGCGTCTTGAAGAGATGGTGGCAAATTTCCGCAATGACGTGACCCTGGCTCTTGATACGATGGATCAGCAGGCCACCGATCTGGAAAGCAGTTCTCAAGATATGTCGGCCAGTTCTGAACAGACATCGAAACAGGCCGCAGCTGTGGCTTCTGCATCTGATCAGGCCGCAGCCAATGTTCAGACGGTTGCAGGTGCTGCTGAAGAGCTAAGCGCCTCTGTAAATGAAATTAATGTTCAAATCGATGAATCTTCGCGCATTACCGAAGAAGCCCGCGTCAAGGCGGAAGATGCCAATGAATTGGTTGAAAGCTTAAATGAGGCTGTTTCGCGTATTGGCGAGGTCGTGAACTTGATTAACGATATTGCCGATCAAACCAATATGCTGGCGTTGAATGCAACGATTGAGGCCGCACGCGCTGGTGAAGCCGGTAAAGGCTTTGCGGTTGTAGCTTCTGAGGTGAAAAACCTTGCCAACCAGACCGGGAAGGCCACTGAAGAAATTTCTGCCCAGATCGCGCAGGTTCAGCATCGAACCGGTGATGCGGTGAATGCTATCCAGTCTATTGGTGAGGTTGTGAACCGTGTGAGTACGATTTCCGGCTCTGTTGTGACCGCATTGGAAGAACAAAGTGCAGCGACTAATGAAATCGCTCGCAATGTTCAGGAAGCGGCAAAAGGTACACAGGAAGTCTCTTCCAATATTTCCGGTGTGAATGAAGCGGCTCTTAATTCCGGTGAAACAGCCCGTCATGTCTTTCAAGCCGCCCAGCAGGTCAATGCGCAGGCTGACCAATTACGTGATCGTGTTCATGAGTTCCTGGAAGCCGCCCAGTCTGCGTAA
- the cysK gene encoding cysteine synthase A, producing the protein MSDQFTSEAPARGKIYDSIIDTIGATPLVNLSGLAKAHNVKANILGKCEFFNPLASVKDRIGFAMIEAAEQAGMIKENTVLVEPTSGNTGIALAFVAASRGYRLILTMPESMSKERRKMLALLGAELELTPAAKGMSGAIARAEELVNELPDAFMPQQFKNEANPKIHTRTTAHEIWTDTDGKVDALIAGVGTGGTITGAGAALKEKNPNLKVVAVEPEDSPVLSGGVPGPHKIQGIGAGFVPEILDTGVIDQVLKIGNETAFATSREVASTDGVPVGISSGAALAAAIELGQQEDMAGKNIVVILPSFAERYLSTALFDGVVGD; encoded by the coding sequence ATGTCCGACCAATTCACATCTGAAGCTCCTGCACGCGGCAAGATTTACGACAGCATCATCGACACAATCGGTGCAACACCGCTGGTTAACCTGTCCGGCTTGGCCAAGGCCCATAATGTAAAAGCCAATATTCTTGGCAAATGTGAATTCTTTAACCCGTTGGCTTCTGTAAAAGACCGCATCGGTTTTGCCATGATTGAAGCTGCTGAACAAGCCGGCATGATCAAGGAAAACACGGTTCTGGTTGAACCAACATCCGGTAACACCGGGATTGCCCTGGCGTTTGTAGCCGCCTCTCGTGGCTATCGCCTGATCCTGACCATGCCGGAAAGCATGTCAAAAGAGCGCCGTAAAATGCTTGCTCTTTTAGGGGCTGAGCTGGAACTGACACCTGCGGCCAAAGGCATGTCTGGTGCGATTGCACGTGCTGAAGAACTGGTCAATGAATTGCCAGATGCCTTCATGCCACAACAATTTAAAAACGAGGCAAACCCTAAAATCCACACACGGACAACCGCCCATGAAATCTGGACAGATACAGATGGCAAGGTTGATGCCTTAATCGCTGGTGTTGGCACAGGCGGTACAATCACAGGGGCAGGCGCAGCCTTAAAAGAAAAGAACCCGAACCTGAAAGTGGTTGCTGTTGAACCAGAAGATAGCCCGGTTCTATCCGGTGGCGTTCCCGGCCCCCATAAAATTCAAGGAATTGGCGCAGGCTTTGTTCCTGAAATTTTGGATACGGGTGTGATTGACCAAGTGTTGAAAATCGGCAATGAAACAGCCTTTGCCACATCACGTGAAGTTGCCAGTACAGATGGGGTTCCTGTGGGGATTTCCTCAGGTGCAGCACTGGCAGCAGCCATTGAACTTGGTCAACAAGAGGACATGGCGGGTAAAAACATCGTTGTCATCCTGCCAAGCTTTGCTGAACGCTACCTCTCTACCGCCCTGTTTGATGGTGTGGTTGGCGATTAA
- a CDS encoding Rrf2 family transcriptional regulator, translating to MLRLSKKMLFAIEAVLDIAYHSGGQPVQSREITRRQGIPRRYLEQGLQQLVREGILVGVRGPRGGYRLARERRRITVGEIVRIVRKMETAEDPLNDPAGSELGHKVVRPVWQEMQEALMEQLDEVSIDDLCTRANQAGLVSEGRQNLDFTI from the coding sequence ATGTTAAGATTATCCAAAAAAATGCTTTTTGCCATCGAAGCCGTCCTTGATATTGCCTATCACAGTGGTGGCCAGCCGGTACAAAGTCGCGAGATCACCCGCCGTCAAGGCATCCCGCGCCGTTATCTGGAACAAGGGCTGCAACAATTGGTACGTGAAGGTATCCTTGTAGGGGTCCGTGGCCCACGCGGGGGCTATCGTCTGGCACGTGAACGCCGTCGTATTACTGTTGGAGAAATTGTGCGTATTGTGCGTAAAATGGAAACGGCAGAAGACCCGCTTAATGATCCAGCAGGTTCTGAACTGGGGCACAAGGTTGTGCGCCCGGTTTGGCAGGAAATGCAGGAAGCCCTGATGGAACAGCTTGATGAAGTCAGTATTGATGACTTGTGCACACGCGCCAATCAGGCTGGCCTGGTCAGTGAAGGTCGCCAGAACCTGGATTTCACCATTTAA
- the dut gene encoding dUTP diphosphatase, protein MSNQVDVSVVQLPHGADMDLPHYATEHAAGMDLMAAIEDTVTLEPGKRAIIPTGLSIALPVGYEAQIRPRSGLAAKHGVTVANAPGTIDADYRGEVGVILVNLGEEPFVIERGMRIAQMVVAPVTMISWVKTDTLPDTERGAGGFGSTGLNKK, encoded by the coding sequence ATGAGCAACCAAGTCGATGTAAGTGTCGTTCAACTTCCACATGGGGCAGATATGGACCTTCCCCATTACGCGACAGAACATGCCGCAGGCATGGACCTGATGGCCGCGATTGAAGATACAGTTACACTGGAACCCGGTAAACGCGCCATTATCCCCACAGGCTTGAGCATCGCCCTGCCTGTTGGCTATGAAGCGCAAATTCGCCCGCGTTCCGGCCTTGCGGCAAAACATGGGGTCACGGTTGCCAATGCACCGGGCACCATTGATGCCGATTATCGCGGCGAGGTGGGGGTAATCCTCGTCAATTTGGGGGAAGAACCGTTTGTGATTGAGCGTGGGATGCGAATTGCACAGATGGTTGTGGCTCCTGTCACTATGATTTCCTGGGTGAAAACCGATACGCTACCGGATACGGAACGTGGGGCTGGCGGCTTCGGTTCAACAGGATTGAATAAAAAATAA
- the coaBC gene encoding bifunctional phosphopantothenoylcysteine decarboxylase/phosphopantothenate--cysteine ligase CoaBC encodes MYKNKNILLIITGGIAAYKMPETVRRLREQNIGVRCILTKAAKEFVTPLALSAVSGEKVYEDLFDLDDESEMGHIQLSRSSDLVVVAPATADIMAKAACGLANDLASTTLLATDKPVMMAPAMNVRMWEHAATQTNVQTLKSRGVEMIGPDEGDMACGEFGFGRMAEPLDIVAAVKKRLGTEGLLSGKRAIVTSGPTHEPIDPVRYIANRSSGKQGHAIAASLAKLGCEVTLVSGPTQLTAPDGVHLVQIESARDMLNACQKNLPVDIAVCAAAVADWRVDVEADQKLKKDGSGQMPDLKLAENPDILASLSQATKNRPALVVGFAAETEKVIEHATAKRARKQCDWIIANDVSPSTGTFGGNENTVHFIAKNQCEDWPRLSKSEVADRLAHKIADYLKEVSS; translated from the coding sequence GTGTATAAGAATAAAAACATACTCCTCATCATCACTGGTGGTATTGCTGCATACAAGATGCCGGAAACCGTGCGCCGCCTGCGCGAGCAAAATATCGGCGTGCGTTGTATCCTGACCAAAGCTGCCAAAGAATTTGTGACCCCGCTGGCCCTCAGTGCTGTGAGTGGTGAAAAGGTCTATGAAGACCTCTTTGATCTGGATGATGAATCTGAAATGGGTCACATTCAGCTCTCACGCTCAAGCGACCTTGTTGTGGTTGCCCCCGCAACTGCCGACATTATGGCAAAAGCGGCTTGTGGACTGGCAAATGACCTTGCCTCCACAACTTTGCTGGCAACAGACAAACCTGTCATGATGGCCCCGGCTATGAATGTGCGCATGTGGGAACATGCTGCGACCCAGACCAATGTTCAAACCCTGAAAAGCCGTGGCGTTGAAATGATTGGCCCCGATGAAGGGGATATGGCCTGTGGTGAATTTGGATTTGGCCGTATGGCAGAACCATTGGATATTGTTGCCGCTGTCAAAAAACGCCTGGGTACAGAAGGGCTGCTAAGCGGCAAAAGAGCCATTGTCACCTCAGGCCCAACACATGAACCGATTGACCCGGTGCGCTATATCGCCAACCGCTCGTCCGGTAAACAAGGTCATGCCATCGCCGCCAGCCTTGCTAAACTGGGCTGTGAAGTCACGCTGGTCAGCGGCCCGACACAATTGACTGCGCCAGATGGCGTTCATCTGGTTCAAATTGAATCAGCCCGCGATATGCTAAACGCTTGTCAGAAAAACCTGCCTGTGGATATTGCTGTCTGTGCTGCTGCGGTTGCCGATTGGCGTGTTGATGTGGAAGCCGACCAAAAGCTGAAAAAAGACGGCTCCGGCCAAATGCCGGACCTGAAACTCGCGGAAAATCCCGATATTCTGGCAAGCTTGTCTCAGGCAACAAAAAACCGCCCTGCTTTGGTTGTTGGTTTTGCCGCAGAAACAGAAAAAGTCATTGAGCACGCCACGGCCAAACGTGCACGCAAACAATGTGACTGGATTATCGCCAATGATGTCTCCCCATCTACAGGAACATTTGGTGGAAATGAAAATACTGTCCATTTCATTGCGAAAAATCAATGCGAGGACTGGCCACGTCTGAGTAAATCAGAAGTGGCAGACCGTCTGGCCCATAAAATTGCAGATTATTTGAAAGAAGTATCATCATGA